Proteins encoded by one window of Chryseobacterium aquaeductus:
- a CDS encoding Coq4 family protein: MKKLRVRFIIFMYENSQKQYRRYFKKKKRQWQFNEKQLLSFNEDSLGRTLGEFYDRHGFRMIPKMENHDVYHLITDLGTNIQDEIAMQYLLFGNGKRSAYLLGVLALGTIVFPEYFKIYLKAFQKGQNMRAFHHWDFEELLWQNFDHLKDFIRQKETPILF, from the coding sequence ATGAAAAAACTACGCGTTCGCTTTATTATTTTTATGTATGAAAATTCTCAGAAGCAGTACAGAAGATATTTCAAAAAGAAAAAAAGACAATGGCAGTTCAACGAAAAGCAGCTGTTGAGTTTCAATGAAGATTCTTTAGGAAGAACATTGGGCGAATTTTACGATCGTCACGGCTTCAGAATGATTCCCAAAATGGAAAATCACGATGTTTATCATCTTATTACTGATCTTGGTACCAATATTCAGGATGAGATTGCGATGCAATATTTGCTTTTCGGCAACGGAAAACGAAGTGCATATCTTTTGGGCGTTCTCGCTTTGGGAACGATTGTCTTCCCGGAATATTTTAAAATTTATTTGAAAGCTTTCCAAAAAGGACAAAACATGAGAGCTTTTCATCACTGGGATTTTGAAGAACTTCTCTGGCAAAATTTCGATCATCTGAAAGATTTCATCCGTCAGAAAGAAACACCAATTTTATTTTAA
- a CDS encoding metallophosphoesterase, translating into MTRKHFLKRLLQLSAVGALPFLYSWQIEPFWVEFVERNLPIKNLPENLEGKILMQISDMHVGERFDWNFLIESFQNAQKFNPDFVVYTGDFVNHGTLEDHESLKKVMAKAVYGRLGTFGILGNHDYGEAWQDVGSSEEICRILENNGVKMLKNEQKESHGLNIIGFDDLWSPNFDPMRIMKDYDASKANLVLCHNPDVCDKDVWNGYQGWILSGHTHGGQCRIPGIITPILPVENRKYVSGEIDLEDGRMLYINRAIGHSFQVRFMVRPEITVFTLTQA; encoded by the coding sequence ATGACCAGAAAACATTTTCTCAAAAGACTTTTACAGCTTTCCGCAGTGGGTGCGTTGCCGTTTCTGTATTCATGGCAGATCGAGCCATTTTGGGTAGAATTTGTCGAAAGAAATCTTCCAATTAAAAATCTCCCTGAAAATTTGGAAGGAAAAATACTGATGCAGATTTCAGATATGCACGTTGGCGAGCGTTTTGATTGGAATTTTTTGATAGAATCTTTCCAGAATGCACAAAAATTTAATCCGGATTTTGTGGTCTACACAGGAGATTTTGTCAATCACGGAACTTTAGAAGATCATGAAAGTTTGAAAAAAGTAATGGCAAAAGCGGTCTATGGAAGATTGGGAACTTTCGGAATTCTTGGTAATCATGATTACGGAGAGGCTTGGCAAGATGTAGGCTCATCAGAGGAAATCTGCAGGATTCTTGAAAATAATGGTGTGAAAATGCTTAAAAATGAACAAAAGGAATCTCATGGTTTAAACATTATTGGTTTCGACGATTTGTGGTCGCCCAATTTTGATCCGATGAGAATCATGAAAGATTATGATGCTTCAAAAGCTAATCTTGTACTCTGCCACAATCCGGATGTTTGCGATAAAGATGTGTGGAATGGTTATCAAGGATGGATTTTGAGCGGTCATACGCATGGCGGACAGTGCAGAATTCCGGGAATTATTACGCCAATTCTTCCCGTGGAAAATAGAAAATACGTTTCCGGTGAGATTGATCTTGAAGATGGAAGAATGCTATACATCAATCGTGCAATCGGACATTCGTTTCAGGTAAGATTTATGGTGCGTCCGGAGATTACAGTTTTTACTTTAACTCAAGCTTAA
- a CDS encoding winged helix-turn-helix domain-containing protein yields the protein MINISKLNKEFESRVRLGIMSVLMVNDWVDFSEMKSLLEITDGNMASHSNALEKASYIEVKKEFVGKKPKTSYRVTQSGRIAFTEHLDALEKLIGR from the coding sequence ATGATCAACATTTCAAAACTCAACAAAGAATTCGAAAGCCGTGTAAGATTGGGCATTATGTCCGTTCTTATGGTGAACGACTGGGTTGATTTTTCTGAAATGAAGAGCCTTCTGGAGATTACAGACGGAAATATGGCAAGCCACAGCAATGCTTTGGAAAAAGCCAGTTATATTGAGGTGAAAAAAGAATTTGTTGGAAAAAAGCCAAAAACTTCTTACCGTGTTACACAGTCCGGAAGGATTGCATTTACCGAACATTTAGATGCACTGGAAAAATTAATAGGAAGATAA
- a CDS encoding class I SAM-dependent methyltransferase, with translation MDKDILRSEIFKHLDGVVTAPIVVSLLKKDILAFIIARENLSLSELSEEFRANEGYLNVAIRTLASQGFLEYDLDNLNDTVKISSNNKTHLLQKYSLLYLKVIPFLKLSTDIKNQINENSFIEEFTTLSDSVKKCFGTELSENADEKNIQEQILKHIEGCIIGPVIVYLGMTGMFHKYFMETSFQAAEFHKNSDHFEVILDFLAYLGWFKKSGENYKFTETGIYFAKRAASYGVTVSYLPLLNKMDDLLFGNASKIREISDGEDEIHVDRAMNVWGSGGSHSNYFKVANDFIIQIFNQPIHLQPKGVLDMGCGNGAFIQHIFETIERYTLRGKMLEEYPLFLVGADYNQAALNVTRANLINNDIWAKVIWGDIGNPKQLAEDLKENYEIDLSDLLNIRTFLDHNRVWKAPENSHPERISTSTAAFAHRGKRLPNNLVEESLKEHLELWLPYIRKNGLLIIELHALDSKLTSKNLGKTPATAYEATHGFSDQYILEVDVFKKICLETGLNIDKELFRKFPNSELATVSINLLKS, from the coding sequence ATGGATAAAGATATTTTACGATCAGAGATTTTCAAACATTTGGATGGTGTTGTAACAGCACCAATAGTCGTTTCGTTGTTGAAAAAGGACATCTTAGCGTTCATCATTGCAAGAGAAAATCTATCGTTGAGCGAGCTTTCAGAAGAATTCAGAGCAAATGAAGGATATTTGAATGTTGCCATTCGTACATTGGCGTCGCAAGGTTTTTTAGAATATGATTTGGATAATTTGAACGACACCGTAAAAATTTCTTCAAATAATAAAACTCATCTTCTCCAAAAATACAGTTTGCTGTACCTTAAAGTGATTCCATTTCTCAAGCTTTCTACAGATATTAAAAATCAAATCAACGAAAATTCATTTATCGAAGAATTTACAACCTTAAGTGATTCTGTGAAAAAATGTTTCGGAACTGAACTTTCCGAGAATGCTGATGAAAAAAATATTCAGGAGCAGATTTTAAAACATATTGAAGGCTGCATCATCGGTCCTGTGATTGTTTATCTGGGAATGACAGGAATGTTTCACAAATATTTTATGGAAACATCTTTTCAGGCGGCAGAATTTCATAAAAACTCAGATCATTTCGAAGTTATTTTAGATTTTCTTGCGTATTTAGGTTGGTTTAAAAAGAGTGGAGAAAATTATAAATTTACCGAAACCGGAATTTATTTTGCCAAAAGAGCAGCTTCCTACGGAGTAACGGTTTCCTATCTTCCGTTGCTTAATAAAATGGATGATCTTTTATTCGGAAATGCTTCAAAAATAAGAGAAATTTCGGATGGCGAAGATGAGATACATGTAGACCGAGCGATGAATGTCTGGGGAAGTGGTGGTTCGCATTCCAATTATTTTAAAGTGGCGAATGATTTCATTATTCAAATTTTTAATCAGCCGATTCATCTGCAACCGAAAGGAGTTCTGGATATGGGTTGCGGAAACGGTGCCTTTATTCAGCATATTTTTGAAACCATTGAAAGATACACTCTTCGTGGGAAAATGCTGGAAGAATATCCTTTGTTTTTGGTGGGTGCAGATTACAATCAAGCCGCTTTGAATGTGACCCGAGCCAACCTTATCAACAACGATATTTGGGCAAAAGTGATTTGGGGTGACATCGGAAATCCGAAACAGTTGGCTGAAGATTTAAAAGAAAACTACGAAATTGATCTTTCAGATTTATTAAATATCAGAACTTTTCTCGATCACAATAGAGTTTGGAAAGCACCGGAAAATAGTCATCCGGAAAGAATCAGCACCTCAACAGCAGCATTTGCCCACCGTGGAAAAAGACTACCAAATAATTTAGTTGAAGAAAGCCTGAAAGAACATCTGGAACTCTGGCTTCCATACATCCGAAAAAATGGACTTTTGATCATTGAACTTCATGCTTTAGATTCTAAACTGACAAGCAAAAATTTAGGAAAAACTCCCGCAACGGCTTATGAAGCGACCCATGGCTTTTCTGACCAATATATCCTTGAAGTTGATGTTTTCAAAAAAATATGTCTGGAAACAGGATTGAATATTGATAAGGAACTATTCAGGAAATTCCCGAATTCAGAATTGGCAACGGTTTCTATTAATTTATTGAAAAGCTAA
- a CDS encoding GNAT family N-acetyltransferase, producing the protein MTLETIETDRLILQKMDSKTMNQIFETKNENEIKNILGITSEEEFDRQKKIHHYGYESYNKKMMNFKIVDKQSSQIIGNCGFHTWNPQHCRAEIGYDLNSDEFKNKGLMKEALEKVIEFGFHEMNLNRIEALIDENNTPSRKLLEHFDFTKEGIVRGHYLVDGIFEDSVLYSLLKSEYSRIL; encoded by the coding sequence ATGACACTTGAAACTATAGAAACAGATCGTTTAATTCTGCAAAAAATGGATTCAAAAACAATGAATCAAATTTTTGAAACGAAAAACGAAAACGAGATCAAAAATATATTGGGCATTACGAGTGAAGAGGAATTTGACCGACAGAAAAAAATTCATCATTATGGCTACGAATCTTACAACAAAAAAATGATGAATTTCAAAATTGTAGATAAGCAAAGTTCACAGATTATCGGAAATTGTGGTTTTCATACCTGGAATCCTCAACATTGCCGTGCGGAAATAGGCTATGATTTGAATTCTGATGAATTTAAAAATAAAGGTTTGATGAAAGAAGCGCTTGAAAAAGTGATTGAGTTTGGTTTTCACGAAATGAACCTCAACAGAATTGAAGCCTTGATTGATGAAAACAATACACCTTCAAGAAAATTGCTTGAGCATTTTGATTTTACCAAAGAAGGAATCGTTCGTGGACATTATTTGGTTGATGGAATTTTTGAAGATTCCGTTCTGTATTCCTTATTAAAATCTGAATACAGCAGGATTTTATAA
- a CDS encoding enoyl-CoA hydratase/isomerase family protein — MNDFVNSEIKNNIAEITFGTAKSNALPGEILEKLAKTILNEGSKSDVKAILVKSEGEKAFCAGASFDELLAIEELETSTKFFGGFAKVLNAMRNCGKIVVVRVQGKTTGGGVGLACGADYCFATKDSALALTEINLGIGPFVIGPYVERKIGKSQFSAMAIDADFRSAEWAEQHNIYHSVSETIAEMDSRLEKFLNTLASRSEDALALIKKVSWEGTEHFDELMPARIHMSASLILEDSAKKNIGAIKERLRAK; from the coding sequence ATGAACGATTTTGTAAACTCAGAAATTAAAAACAATATTGCCGAGATCACTTTTGGTACTGCTAAAAGTAATGCTCTTCCCGGAGAAATTCTGGAAAAACTGGCTAAAACCATCTTAAATGAAGGATCTAAAAGTGATGTGAAAGCAATTTTAGTAAAAAGTGAAGGAGAAAAAGCTTTTTGTGCCGGCGCCAGTTTCGATGAACTGTTGGCTATAGAAGAGCTGGAGACTTCAACAAAATTCTTCGGAGGTTTTGCTAAAGTTCTCAACGCAATGAGAAATTGCGGAAAAATTGTCGTTGTAAGAGTTCAGGGTAAAACAACGGGCGGTGGAGTAGGATTGGCTTGTGGTGCAGACTATTGTTTTGCAACCAAAGATTCTGCGCTGGCACTGACGGAGATCAACCTCGGAATAGGACCTTTTGTAATAGGACCTTATGTGGAAAGAAAAATAGGAAAATCACAGTTTTCGGCAATGGCCATAGATGCAGATTTCAGATCAGCAGAATGGGCAGAGCAGCATAATATCTATCATTCAGTTTCTGAAACAATTGCTGAGATGGATTCCAGACTTGAAAAGTTTTTGAATACTCTGGCGTCTAGAAGCGAAGATGCTTTGGCGTTAATAAAAAAAGTTTCCTGGGAAGGTACAGAGCATTTTGATGAATTGATGCCTGCAAGAATTCACATGAGCGCAAGCCTTATTTTGGAAGATTCTGCAAAGAAAAATATCGGAGCAATTAAAGAAAGATTGAGAGCAAAGTAA
- a CDS encoding sensor histidine kinase, producing MFILLAYKFFIDRIIKEKNTRHEAEILHQKNLVLESTKIQEEERKRMAVLMHDDIGNRLNILSIWVHNLNTENKETAEKIISKQISELIDSARSISHSLYPVNLEKLGLLLYIEELICNLSQTLKINLIVNSHYHKRDIFTEIQLYRIIQEFTTNVIKHSKATEMKIYIKDNKQHIAIVLSDNGNGFDYDSVKKGMGIKNIESRIQSLEAQYKWKNKKGKGSTLIIKIPQK from the coding sequence TTGTTTATTTTATTAGCTTATAAATTCTTTATAGACAGGATAATAAAAGAAAAAAACACGCGTCACGAAGCCGAGATTTTACACCAAAAAAATCTTGTTTTAGAAAGCACCAAAATACAGGAGGAAGAAAGAAAAAGGATGGCAGTTTTGATGCACGACGACATTGGAAACCGTCTTAACATTCTGTCAATCTGGGTTCACAATTTAAATACAGAAAATAAAGAAACTGCTGAAAAAATCATATCAAAACAGATTTCTGAACTCATAGATTCTGCCCGCAGCATTTCGCACTCACTTTATCCGGTGAATCTGGAAAAGCTAGGATTATTACTCTACATCGAAGAACTCATCTGCAATCTTTCGCAAACCTTAAAAATAAATTTAATTGTAAATTCTCACTATCACAAGAGAGATATTTTCACAGAAATACAGTTGTACAGGATTATTCAGGAATTCACCACCAATGTCATCAAACATTCTAAAGCAACAGAAATGAAGATCTATATTAAAGATAATAAACAACATATTGCAATTGTGCTTTCTGATAACGGAAATGGTTTTGATTATGATTCTGTAAAAAAAGGAATGGGCATCAAAAATATCGAATCCAGAATTCAGTCTCTGGAAGCTCAGTACAAGTGGAAAAACAAAAAAGGAAAAGGAAGCACACTCATCATAAAAATTCCACAAAAATAA
- a CDS encoding response regulator transcription factor — protein MTIKIALVDDEQLILEGVKLLLSLEKSISVSITSNNGRDFLENLETLQPEDFPHIALVDIQMQPMDGFELVEILRQKYPELKIIILSSHYKTSVLGYMVKLGVSAFLPKNSDKKTFTEAITKVYQNGIYFTSEDHTMLLSYINDTKKNKGLFNIQDELSEREKEVVMLICKELTNHEIAEKLSLSPRTVESHRQRILDKIGAKNTVGLVIYAVVNGIYNLPLKF, from the coding sequence ATGACTATAAAAATTGCGTTAGTAGATGACGAACAACTGATTCTTGAGGGAGTGAAACTTTTGCTTTCTCTCGAAAAAAGTATTTCCGTATCCATTACTTCTAACAACGGAAGAGATTTTCTTGAAAATTTAGAAACTCTTCAACCAGAAGATTTTCCTCATATCGCATTGGTCGACATACAAATGCAGCCGATGGACGGATTTGAATTGGTAGAAATTCTGAGGCAAAAATATCCGGAACTCAAAATCATTATCCTTTCTTCGCACTATAAAACCAGCGTTTTAGGTTATATGGTGAAGTTGGGAGTTTCTGCGTTTTTGCCTAAAAACTCTGACAAAAAAACCTTCACAGAAGCCATTACAAAAGTGTATCAAAACGGAATCTATTTCACTTCGGAAGACCATACCATGCTTTTGTCTTACATCAATGACACAAAAAAGAATAAAGGATTATTTAATATTCAGGATGAACTTTCGGAAAGGGAAAAAGAAGTGGTAATGCTGATCTGTAAAGAGCTGACTAACCACGAAATTGCAGAAAAACTTTCTCTCAGTCCGCGAACCGTTGAAAGCCATCGCCAAAGAATTTTAGATAAAATTGGCGCAAAAAATACGGTTGGACTCGTCATTTACGCAGTTGTAAACGGCATCTATAATCTTCCCTTAAAATTTTAA
- the paaZ gene encoding phenylacetic acid degradation bifunctional protein PaaZ, translating into MQKLKNYIHGEWIEGTGNGIPLYNAVTGEQVAVSDTEGLNFEQALDFGRTVGYKNLSSMTFYDRGEMLKKVALYLLERKKKYYDLSYKTGATHADSWVDIEGGFGTFFTYSGLAKRMLPNTPFWVDGETQKISANGTFLGTHILTPSEGVSVQINAYNFPVWGMLEKLSTSLLAGVPSIVKPSPYGSYLTNAVFQDMIESGVLPEGAIQLVCGEPGNILDYVQDGDSVLFTGSATTGRKLKSLPSVSGNSVRFNMEADSLNCSILGLDAKPRTPEFDLFIKEVRTEMTTKAGQKCTAIRRIIVPENLIGDVQNALSKALDQIKIGNPLSRETRMGSLVGRQQYDEVVRKVDILKTENELIYDGKHELVDADYESGAFMSPKLFLNDSPFTKNISHDVEAFGPVSTLMPYKDAEEAAALAKRGKGSLVGSIISHDEKFVAETSWKMASQHGRIFVLNRDNAKESTGHGSPLPTLMHGGPGRAGGGEEMGGLNGLHFFLQKTAIQGSPDILTAITKVYQQGAEKKYSDKHPFQKYFEEVEVGDSLETAGRTVTDADIVNFSNVSWDHFYAHTDATSLSGTIFDKTVAHGYFILSAAAGLFVSGKKGPVIANYGLENCSFFKPVYAGDTITVYLTAKEKINRGVKGRNIPSGVVKWLVEVVNQRDEVVCVATILTLVAKYSPFIDFKVQNIQKKLNGLTENSEKIFGDMTPQLMVEHLEEVLRNGFGNLKPEDFPEIPAEKLEKLQDWLYTDKKIRPGADYPLLKEGEVPQNKNKNLDEAKVKLIETLKEFTVYFKENPFAEHYNPRFGHLNKEMMELFQRKHFTHHFEQFGLV; encoded by the coding sequence ATGCAAAAACTAAAAAACTATATCCACGGCGAATGGATAGAAGGTACCGGAAACGGAATTCCTTTGTATAATGCCGTGACAGGAGAGCAAGTTGCTGTTTCTGATACTGAAGGATTGAATTTCGAGCAGGCTCTTGATTTCGGAAGAACAGTCGGTTACAAGAATCTTTCTTCGATGACGTTCTACGATCGTGGAGAAATGTTGAAAAAAGTGGCACTTTATCTTTTAGAGAGAAAGAAAAAATATTACGATTTATCATATAAAACGGGTGCGACTCACGCAGATTCCTGGGTAGATATTGAAGGAGGTTTTGGTACTTTCTTCACTTATTCAGGATTGGCAAAAAGAATGCTTCCGAACACACCTTTTTGGGTTGATGGAGAAACTCAGAAAATTTCTGCCAACGGAACTTTCTTAGGAACTCATATTTTAACGCCAAGTGAAGGAGTTTCTGTGCAAATTAATGCTTACAACTTTCCGGTTTGGGGAATGTTGGAAAAATTATCGACTTCATTATTGGCAGGTGTTCCTTCTATTGTGAAACCTTCGCCTTACGGTTCTTATTTGACGAACGCAGTTTTTCAGGACATGATTGAAAGTGGTGTTCTTCCCGAAGGTGCGATTCAATTGGTTTGTGGTGAACCTGGAAATATTTTAGATTACGTTCAGGACGGAGATTCTGTTTTGTTTACTGGCTCAGCAACAACAGGTAGAAAATTAAAATCTTTACCTTCTGTTTCAGGGAATTCTGTTCGTTTCAACATGGAGGCAGATTCTCTGAACTGTTCAATACTTGGTTTGGATGCAAAACCGAGAACTCCGGAATTTGACTTATTCATCAAAGAAGTTCGTACAGAAATGACCACAAAAGCCGGACAAAAATGTACAGCAATCAGAAGAATTATCGTTCCTGAAAATTTAATTGGTGATGTTCAAAATGCTTTATCTAAAGCTTTAGACCAGATAAAAATTGGAAATCCTTTAAGCAGAGAGACAAGAATGGGATCTTTGGTTGGAAGACAGCAGTACGACGAAGTTGTAAGAAAGGTTGATATTCTGAAAACTGAAAACGAATTGATTTACGATGGAAAACACGAATTGGTAGATGCAGATTACGAAAGTGGCGCATTTATGTCTCCGAAATTATTCTTAAATGATTCTCCGTTCACAAAAAATATCTCTCACGATGTCGAAGCTTTTGGTCCGGTTTCTACTTTAATGCCTTACAAAGATGCTGAAGAAGCTGCAGCGTTGGCAAAAAGAGGAAAAGGAAGTTTAGTGGGATCAATTATTTCTCACGACGAAAAATTTGTAGCCGAAACTTCTTGGAAAATGGCTTCTCAGCACGGAAGAATTTTCGTTTTGAACAGAGATAATGCCAAGGAAAGTACAGGTCACGGTTCTCCACTTCCGACTCTGATGCACGGAGGTCCAGGAAGAGCAGGTGGCGGCGAGGAAATGGGCGGACTGAACGGTCTTCATTTCTTCCTTCAAAAAACAGCAATTCAAGGTTCGCCGGATATTTTGACGGCGATTACGAAGGTGTATCAGCAAGGTGCAGAGAAAAAATATTCAGATAAACATCCTTTCCAAAAGTATTTTGAGGAAGTTGAGGTTGGAGATTCTTTAGAGACAGCTGGAAGAACAGTGACTGATGCAGACATCGTGAACTTCTCTAATGTTTCTTGGGATCATTTCTATGCTCACACGGATGCTACGAGTTTGTCGGGAACTATTTTCGATAAAACGGTTGCACACGGATATTTCATTCTTTCTGCAGCGGCTGGATTATTTGTTTCAGGGAAGAAAGGTCCTGTGATTGCAAATTACGGATTAGAAAACTGTTCGTTCTTCAAGCCTGTTTATGCCGGAGATACGATTACGGTTTATTTAACAGCTAAAGAAAAAATCAACCGTGGAGTAAAAGGAAGAAATATTCCTTCCGGTGTTGTAAAATGGTTGGTTGAGGTTGTCAATCAAAGAGATGAGGTAGTTTGTGTGGCAACGATTTTAACGTTGGTTGCAAAATATTCTCCTTTTATTGATTTTAAAGTTCAGAATATTCAGAAAAAATTGAATGGTTTGACTGAAAATTCAGAAAAAATATTTGGAGATATGACTCCGCAATTAATGGTTGAGCATTTGGAAGAAGTTTTAAGAAATGGCTTCGGAAATTTAAAGCCGGAAGATTTCCCTGAAATTCCAGCTGAGAAATTAGAGAAACTTCAGGATTGGTTGTATACGGATAAAAAAATACGTCCAGGAGCAGATTATCCTCTGTTGAAAGAAGGCGAAGTTCCTCAGAATAAAAATAAAAATCTGGATGAAGCTAAGGTAAAATTGATTGAAACACTGAAAGAATTCACGGTTTATTTCAAAGAAAATCCTTTTGCTGAACATTACAATCCAAGATTCGGACATTTGAATAAAGAGATGATGGAACTTTTCCAAAGAAAACATTTCACGCATCATTTTGAGCAGTTTGGATTGGTTTAA
- a CDS encoding acyltransferase: MNIYSYHGIRPIIKPSAYVHPQAVIIGNVEIGEEVYIGPNAVIRGDWGKIIIKDGANVQENCTLHVFPGIETILEESAHIGHGAIIHSGHIGKNCLVGMNAVVMDKAVIGDECIIGALAFVPANFKCDARKLIVGSPARIIRDVSDEMIKWKTKGTKLYQELAREGKEAILPCEPFTEFVQQIPTKLVDYSIWDDVK; this comes from the coding sequence ATGAATATTTACTCATACCACGGAATTCGTCCCATCATTAAACCTTCTGCATACGTTCATCCGCAAGCGGTGATTATCGGAAATGTAGAAATTGGTGAGGAAGTTTATATCGGTCCAAACGCGGTAATTCGTGGTGACTGGGGTAAAATTATCATCAAAGACGGGGCGAATGTTCAGGAAAACTGTACGCTTCACGTTTTTCCGGGAATTGAAACCATTTTGGAAGAATCTGCGCACATTGGTCACGGAGCGATAATTCATTCCGGACATATCGGAAAAAACTGTTTGGTTGGAATGAATGCTGTCGTAATGGACAAAGCCGTTATCGGTGACGAATGTATCATCGGAGCTTTGGCTTTCGTTCCTGCAAATTTCAAATGCGATGCAAGAAAATTAATTGTCGGAAGTCCTGCAAGAATCATCCGTGATGTTTCTGATGAAATGATCAAATGGAAAACTAAAGGAACAAAACTCTATCAGGAATTGGCGAGAGAAGGAAAAGAAGCGATTCTGCCTTGCGAACCGTTTACTGAATTTGTTCAGCAGATTCCTACAAAGCTTGTTGATTACAGTATTTGGGATGATGTGAAATAA
- the pcaF gene encoding 3-oxoadipyl-CoA thiolase, with product MNNVYIIDYIRTPISKLGGGLSEVRADDLAAIVLKEIVARNPEVPVEEIEDVIFGCANQAGEDNRNVARMGLLLAGLPYKIGGETVNRLCASGMSAVANAFRSIASGEGEIYIAGGVEHMTRSPYVMSKPSTAFGRDSQMFDTTFGWRFVNPKMKEMYGVDAMGDTAENLAEMHNISREDQDKFALWSQEKATKAQESGRLAEEIVKVEIPQRKGDAKIFDTDEFIKPTSSMEGLGKLRPAFRKEGGTVTAGNASGMNDGAAALILASEDAVKKYGLQPKAKILGSSVAGVEPRIMGIGPVEATQKLLKRLNLSLDDMDVIELNEAFAAQSLAVTRSLGLQDDDSRVNPNGGAIAIGHPLGVSGARIIGSAALELQKQNKKYALCTLCIGVGQGYAMVIEKV from the coding sequence ATGAACAACGTATACATCATAGATTACATCAGAACTCCCATTTCAAAATTAGGCGGAGGATTATCAGAAGTGAGAGCCGATGATTTGGCGGCAATCGTTTTGAAAGAAATTGTTGCAAGAAACCCCGAAGTTCCTGTTGAGGAAATTGAGGACGTAATTTTCGGATGTGCAAACCAAGCAGGTGAAGATAACCGAAATGTTGCAAGAATGGGACTTTTATTGGCTGGACTTCCATACAAAATCGGAGGTGAAACCGTAAATAGATTATGCGCTTCAGGAATGTCGGCGGTTGCCAATGCTTTCCGCTCGATCGCTTCAGGAGAAGGTGAAATTTACATTGCCGGTGGAGTTGAGCACATGACACGTTCGCCTTATGTTATGTCAAAACCAAGCACAGCTTTCGGTAGAGACAGCCAGATGTTTGATACTACTTTCGGATGGAGATTTGTGAATCCCAAGATGAAAGAAATGTACGGCGTTGACGCGATGGGCGACACCGCTGAAAATTTAGCAGAAATGCACAATATCAGCCGTGAAGACCAAGATAAATTCGCTCTTTGGTCTCAAGAAAAAGCAACAAAAGCCCAAGAGAGTGGAAGATTGGCGGAAGAAATTGTAAAAGTTGAAATTCCACAAAGAAAAGGCGATGCGAAAATCTTCGATACAGACGAGTTCATTAAACCAACTTCTTCAATGGAAGGTTTAGGAAAACTGCGTCCGGCTTTCAGGAAAGAAGGAGGCACAGTAACTGCCGGAAATGCTTCAGGAATGAATGACGGAGCCGCTGCTTTAATTTTAGCAAGCGAAGACGCCGTGAAAAAATACGGTTTACAACCAAAAGCTAAAATTTTAGGATCTTCAGTTGCTGGTGTTGAGCCAAGAATCATGGGAATCGGTCCTGTTGAAGCAACTCAGAAACTTTTAAAAAGATTAAATCTTTCATTAGATGATATGGACGTTATCGAATTGAACGAAGCTTTTGCGGCTCAATCTTTAGCGGTAACAAGAAGTTTAGGTTTACAAGATGATGACTCAAGAGTCAATCCAAACGGTGGAGCGATTGCGATCGGTCATCCACTGGGGGTTTCCGGAGCAAGAATTATCGGTTCTGCAGCTTTAGAACTTCAAAAACAAAATAAAAAATATGCGTTGTGTACGCTTTGCATCGGTGTCGGTCAAGGTTACGCAATGGTAATTGAAAAGGTATAA
- a CDS encoding four helix bundle protein, translating to MINFENNPLIQKTVQFSLDIIEFCELLEEKRKFVIAKQLLRSGTSIGANSFEAQNPHSKNDFVNKIKVAAKELEETKYWLYLCKHSKNYPFDDKLEHQIVELGRIIYKILSTSLNKNQGI from the coding sequence ATGATCAATTTTGAAAATAATCCATTAATTCAGAAAACAGTGCAGTTTTCGTTGGATATTATTGAATTCTGTGAATTGTTAGAAGAGAAAAGAAAATTTGTTATTGCAAAACAATTGTTACGATCAGGAACAAGCATTGGTGCAAATTCTTTTGAAGCACAAAACCCTCACAGCAAAAATGATTTTGTAAATAAAATTAAAGTTGCGGCTAAAGAACTAGAAGAAACCAAATATTGGCTTTATCTATGTAAACATTCCAAAAATTATCCATTTGATGATAAACTAGAACATCAAATTGTAGAATTAGGAAGAATTATTTATAAAATATTAAGTACAAGTTTAAATAAAAATCAAGGCATTTAA